In the Flavobacterium sp. J372 genome, one interval contains:
- a CDS encoding hydroxymethylglutaryl-CoA lyase translates to MSKVKIIECPRDAMQGIKAFIPTEKKVTYLQSLLRVGFDTLDFGSFVSPKAIPQMQDTAEVLAQLDLSRTQTKLLAIIANVQGAQSAAQHSEIQYLGYPFSISENFQMRNTHKTIADSLITLQEILNIADASNKEVVAYLSMGFGNPYGDPWSVEIVGEWTEKLSSMGVKILSLSDTVGSSTPDVIDYLFANLIPKYPHIEFGAHLHTTPDKWHEKVDAAYKAGCRRFDGAIQGFGGCPMAKDDLTGNMPTERMLSYFTTVKEDTGTSPMSFESAYNEATKIFGEYH, encoded by the coding sequence ATGAGTAAAGTAAAAATCATCGAATGCCCCCGTGATGCCATGCAGGGCATTAAGGCGTTTATACCGACGGAGAAAAAGGTTACCTACCTGCAATCTTTGCTGCGTGTTGGCTTTGATACACTTGACTTTGGAAGCTTTGTCTCGCCAAAGGCTATCCCGCAAATGCAGGACACGGCTGAGGTATTGGCACAGCTTGACCTTTCGCGTACGCAGACTAAACTCCTGGCTATCATAGCAAATGTTCAGGGTGCTCAGTCGGCAGCCCAGCATAGTGAAATACAATATTTAGGGTATCCTTTTTCGATTTCTGAAAACTTCCAGATGCGAAATACCCACAAAACAATTGCCGACTCGCTTATCACACTCCAAGAGATACTCAACATTGCCGATGCTTCTAATAAGGAGGTTGTGGCGTACTTATCAATGGGTTTTGGAAACCCTTATGGCGACCCTTGGAGCGTAGAAATTGTAGGGGAGTGGACAGAGAAATTGTCATCAATGGGTGTAAAGATATTGTCTTTAAGCGATACTGTTGGCAGCTCAACGCCCGACGTGATTGATTATCTTTTTGCAAACCTTATCCCTAAATACCCTCATATAGAATTCGGTGCCCACCTGCATACTACTCCGGATAAATGGCACGAAAAGGTTGATGCTGCCTACAAAGCCGGCTGCCGCCGTTTTGATGGCGCTATACAAGGCTTTGGCGGATGCCCCATGGCAAAAGATGACCTCACCGGTAACATGCCAACTGAACGTATGCTATCATATTTTACAACGGTTAAAGAAGATACCGGCACCAGCCCTATGAGTTTTGAAAGCGCCTACAATGAGGCTACCAAAATATTTGGCGAGTATCATTGA
- a CDS encoding NAD-dependent deacylase, whose protein sequence is MKRIAVLTGAGVSAESGIKTFRDAGGLWEGHDVMEVASPEGFAKNPELVMEFYNLRRRQLFEVQPNAAHIAIAQLEKDFHVNVITQNVDDLHERAGSTDVLHLHGELLKVRSVHGYESIEWKKDLHIGDLHTDGSQLRPDIVWFGEPVPAIEDAMDIVAKADYLIVVGTSMQVYPAAGLVDYAADDVPVYYIDPNPAKLHNLRNPFEVLAMKASEGMPIVAEKLRTNL, encoded by the coding sequence GAGCCGGCGTTAGTGCTGAAAGCGGGATAAAAACCTTCCGTGATGCAGGCGGGCTGTGGGAAGGCCATGACGTAATGGAAGTGGCATCTCCTGAGGGTTTTGCCAAAAATCCGGAACTGGTAATGGAATTTTACAACCTGCGCCGCCGCCAGCTGTTTGAAGTACAACCTAATGCAGCCCACATTGCCATTGCGCAGTTGGAAAAAGATTTTCATGTAAACGTAATCACCCAGAATGTTGACGACCTGCACGAGCGCGCCGGCAGTACCGATGTGCTGCACCTGCATGGCGAATTACTGAAAGTCCGCAGCGTTCATGGTTACGAGTCTATTGAATGGAAAAAAGACCTGCACATTGGTGATCTGCATACTGACGGTTCGCAACTGCGGCCTGACATCGTGTGGTTTGGTGAGCCTGTGCCGGCCATTGAAGATGCTATGGATATTGTTGCCAAAGCGGACTACCTTATTGTTGTAGGGACTTCAATGCAGGTATACCCTGCCGCCGGGCTTGTAGACTATGCCGCCGATGATGTTCCGGTATACTACATTGACCCCAACCCTGCAAAGCTGCACAACCTGCGCAACCCCTTTGAGGTTTTGGCAATGAAAGCAAGTGAGGGTATGCCGATAGTGGCTGAAAAATTGAGAACAAATCTGTAA
- the guaB gene encoding IMP dehydrogenase has product MKAHTTKIIGEGLTYDDVLLVPNYSEVLPREVSIKTKFSRNITLNVPVVSAAMDTVTESAMAIAMAREGGIGVLHKNMTIAQQAAEVRKVKRAESGMIIDPVTLPLTANVGDAKAAMREYGIGGIPVVDESGKLKGIVTNRDLRFEKDNSRSILEVMTSQNLVTAGEGTTLEVAEGILQENKIEKLPVVDKDNKLVGLITFRDITKLTQKPMANKDRFGRLRVAAALGVTTDAVDRAEALVNAGVDAVIIDTAHGHTAGVVKVLKEVKAKFPQLDVVVGNIATPEAALYLAQNGADAVKVGIGPGSICTTRVVAGVGFPQFSAVLEVAAALKGSGVPVIADGGIRYTGDIPKAIAAGADCVMLGSLLAGTKESPGETIIFEGRKFKSYRGMGSVEAMKEGSKDRYFQDVEDDVKKLVPEGIVGRVPYKGELFESMLQFVGGLRAGMGYCGAKDIPTLQETGRFVRITSSGISESHPHNVTITKEAPNYSR; this is encoded by the coding sequence ATGAAAGCACACACAACTAAGATCATCGGCGAGGGTTTAACCTATGATGATGTTTTGCTCGTCCCCAACTATTCTGAAGTACTTCCGCGCGAAGTAAGCATTAAGACAAAATTTTCACGAAACATAACACTTAACGTTCCTGTGGTTTCAGCTGCGATGGATACCGTTACCGAAAGCGCTATGGCTATCGCTATGGCTCGTGAGGGTGGTATTGGCGTACTTCACAAAAACATGACTATAGCCCAGCAGGCTGCTGAAGTCCGCAAAGTAAAGAGGGCTGAATCAGGCATGATCATAGACCCGGTTACTTTACCTCTTACAGCCAATGTGGGCGATGCCAAAGCTGCCATGCGAGAGTATGGCATAGGCGGAATACCAGTTGTAGATGAAAGCGGGAAATTGAAAGGCATCGTTACCAACCGCGACCTTCGCTTTGAGAAAGACAACAGCCGTTCAATACTTGAGGTGATGACATCTCAAAACCTTGTAACAGCAGGCGAGGGCACCACCCTTGAAGTTGCTGAGGGCATTCTTCAGGAAAACAAAATTGAGAAACTGCCGGTAGTTGATAAAGACAATAAACTGGTTGGACTGATAACTTTCCGTGATATTACAAAGCTTACGCAGAAACCTATGGCCAATAAAGACCGCTTTGGGCGCCTTCGCGTAGCTGCTGCACTTGGTGTTACTACAGATGCGGTTGACAGGGCGGAAGCGCTTGTAAATGCAGGTGTTGATGCCGTGATTATTGATACAGCCCACGGCCATACAGCCGGCGTAGTAAAAGTATTGAAAGAGGTAAAAGCTAAATTCCCGCAGCTTGATGTTGTGGTGGGCAATATTGCAACCCCTGAAGCTGCATTATACCTTGCACAAAACGGCGCTGATGCCGTAAAGGTGGGTATTGGCCCGGGATCTATATGCACTACACGTGTTGTGGCAGGTGTGGGCTTCCCGCAATTCTCTGCGGTGCTTGAGGTTGCTGCTGCACTCAAGGGTTCAGGTGTACCTGTTATTGCTGATGGCGGCATCCGTTATACCGGTGATATCCCAAAAGCCATAGCCGCAGGTGCGGATTGCGTAATGCTTGGCTCGTTGCTTGCAGGCACAAAGGAATCTCCGGGTGAAACGATTATATTTGAAGGGCGTAAGTTCAAATCATACAGAGGTATGGGTTCAGTTGAAGCCATGAAAGAAGGCAGTAAAGACCGCTATTTCCAGGATGTGGAAGATGATGTAAAGAAACTTGTTCCCGAAGGTATCGTGGGCCGTGTGCCTTACAAAGGCGAACTTTTTGAAAGCATGCTGCAGTTTGTAGGCGGGCTACGTGCAGGTATGGGTTACTGCGGTGCAAAAGACATCCCTACACTACAGGAAACAGGCCGTTTTGTACGCATCACTTCAAGCGGAATATCTGAAAGCCATCCGCATAATGTAACGATTACTAAGGAAGCTCCTAATTATTCGCGCTAA
- a CDS encoding AraC family transcriptional regulator, with amino-acid sequence MELYIKYNIDTLCKVILQQQLDKFEIDCKVTEPGYVRFRENIPMEKYERLIASLKEYGIEIVDNQKSILVQKVKNAIIEMIYSEKGIPSVKISTYLAEKLNENYRTLSQIFSEVTFISIENFIILHKIERVKQLLLTENLSLTEISFMMNYSSVAYLSQQFKNITGVTPTSFQKIMRQKRYTE; translated from the coding sequence GTGGAGCTATACATTAAATATAACATTGATACACTGTGCAAAGTGATTTTACAGCAGCAGCTTGACAAATTTGAAATTGACTGTAAAGTTACTGAACCCGGGTATGTAAGATTCAGGGAAAACATCCCGATGGAGAAGTATGAACGGCTCATAGCTTCACTAAAAGAGTACGGCATTGAGATAGTTGACAACCAGAAAAGCATACTGGTGCAAAAAGTAAAGAATGCCATTATTGAAATGATATATTCTGAGAAAGGCATCCCTTCAGTAAAAATATCAACCTATCTTGCTGAAAAGCTCAATGAAAATTACCGCACATTGTCACAGATTTTTTCTGAAGTCACTTTTATTTCGATTGAGAATTTCATAATCTTGCATAAGATTGAAAGAGTAAAGCAATTACTGCTTACAGAAAACCTCTCGCTTACCGAGATATCATTCATGATGAATTACAGCAGTGTTGCCTACCTTTCACAGCAATTTAAAAACATAACCGGCGTAACCCCTACTTCTTTCCAGAAGATTATGCGGCAAAAACGCTATACTGAATAA
- a CDS encoding response regulator: MNSGLTVYYIDDDQDDREFFSEIVDLVDENARVVTFRNGQELLDALQVGSQEHACLFLDINMPGMNGFEVLAKLRESDAHRDLPVIMFSTSGDAVTIEKSKELGANLFVQKSALLENLRQSIRHALNINWATFEPTDTNFVYKA, encoded by the coding sequence ATGAATTCGGGATTAACAGTATATTATATTGACGATGACCAGGATGACCGCGAGTTCTTCAGCGAGATAGTTGACCTTGTTGATGAAAACGCGCGGGTTGTCACCTTCCGGAATGGTCAGGAACTGTTAGATGCCCTGCAGGTAGGTTCCCAGGAGCACGCCTGCCTTTTTCTTGACATCAATATGCCCGGCATGAATGGGTTTGAGGTATTGGCTAAGCTACGCGAATCAGACGCCCACAGAGACCTTCCCGTAATTATGTTCTCTACATCAGGTGATGCAGTTACAATTGAAAAAAGCAAAGAACTGGGAGCGAACCTTTTTGTACAGAAATCTGCACTTCTTGAAAACCTAAGGCAGTCTATAAGGCATGCGCTTAATATAAACTGGGCAACCTTTGAGCCTACCGATACTAACTTTGTTTACAAAGCATGA
- the purB gene encoding adenylosuccinate lyase produces MQNLSELNAISPIDGRYRNKTISLSRFFSEEALIRYRVLVEVEYFIALCELPLPQLSGVDKSTFDSLRNLYKNFTSEDALKIKETEKVTNHDVKAVEYFIKDAFETLGLSQHKEFIHFGLTSQDINNTAIPLSTKEAFEDVYMPSLIAVISKLKELSVEWKDIPMLARTHGQPASPTRLGKEIGVFVERLEEQLRLLFNIPFAAKFGGATGNFNAHAIAYPQQDWRKFGNDFVEGTLGLKHSFPTTQIEHYDHFAAFFDGLKRINTILIDLDRDIWTYVSMDYFKQKIKAGEIGSSAMPHKVNPIDFENSEGNLGIANAIFEHLSAKLPISRLQRDLTDSTVLRNIGVPMGHTLIAFEATLKGLNKLLLNEEKFAEDLEKNWAVVAEAIQTILRREAYPNPYEALKELTRTNKAIDRDAIHTFIGTLNVSDEIKKELLKITPSNYLGISP; encoded by the coding sequence ATGCAAAACTTATCTGAACTTAATGCTATATCACCTATTGACGGGAGGTATAGAAACAAAACTATTTCTTTATCGCGCTTTTTTTCTGAAGAAGCGCTCATCCGCTACCGCGTACTTGTGGAAGTGGAGTATTTCATCGCGCTTTGCGAATTGCCGCTGCCACAATTATCAGGCGTTGACAAATCTACTTTTGACTCATTGCGAAATCTTTATAAGAATTTCACTTCTGAGGATGCCCTTAAAATAAAAGAAACTGAAAAAGTTACCAATCACGATGTCAAGGCTGTAGAATACTTCATTAAAGACGCTTTTGAGACCCTGGGACTTTCACAACACAAAGAATTCATTCATTTCGGACTGACATCGCAGGACATCAATAATACTGCTATTCCTCTTTCAACCAAAGAGGCGTTTGAAGATGTGTACATGCCATCGCTAATCGCTGTTATCTCAAAACTTAAAGAATTAAGCGTTGAATGGAAGGACATCCCAATGCTGGCTCGTACCCACGGGCAGCCTGCCTCTCCTACCCGCCTCGGCAAAGAAATTGGTGTGTTTGTAGAAAGGCTTGAAGAACAGCTTCGCCTGCTTTTTAATATTCCGTTTGCAGCAAAGTTTGGCGGCGCTACCGGTAACTTCAATGCGCATGCTATTGCTTATCCTCAACAGGATTGGCGAAAATTCGGCAATGATTTTGTGGAAGGCACGTTGGGTCTCAAGCACTCCTTCCCTACTACACAAATTGAACATTATGACCACTTTGCGGCTTTCTTTGATGGACTAAAGCGTATCAATACAATCCTGATAGACCTTGACAGGGATATCTGGACGTATGTTTCAATGGATTACTTCAAGCAAAAAATAAAAGCAGGCGAAATTGGCTCATCGGCAATGCCGCACAAAGTGAATCCAATCGACTTTGAAAATAGCGAAGGTAACCTTGGTATTGCTAATGCGATTTTTGAACATTTGTCTGCAAAACTGCCTATATCAAGGTTGCAGCGCGACCTTACCGACAGCACCGTACTTCGCAACATAGGCGTGCCAATGGGACACACGCTTATAGCTTTTGAAGCTACTTTGAAAGGCCTTAACAAGCTTTTGCTGAACGAAGAAAAGTTTGCTGAAGACCTCGAAAAAAACTGGGCGGTTGTAGCAGAGGCCATACAAACAATTTTACGCCGCGAGGCATACCCAAACCCATACGAAGCTTTAAAAGAGCTTACACGTACAAATAAAGCGATTGACAGGGATGCAATACATACCTTCATCGGTACATTAAATGTTAGCGATGAAATCAAAAAGGAATTGCTGAAGATTACCCCATCAAATTACCTGGGTATTTCACCATAA
- a CDS encoding monovalent cation:proton antiporter-2 (CPA2) family protein — MENSILFEAIIYLAAAVICVPIAKKAGLSSILGYLFAGIIIGPHVLGLIGQEGEDIMHFAEFGVVMMLFLIGLELDPHKFWKMRRFIVGMGGLQVVGTTAVLFIAISAVLPWQWQSTITIALALTLSSTAIVLQTMKEKGLSNTSMGRSSFAVLLFQDIAVIPILAILPLIATGNIENTDVGDSLIADFSPWLQTLLVFGTIGGVYLAGRYLFVPILHMVARTRLQELFTASALLLVLAVSFAMQMVGLSPALGAFMAGLVLANSEFRHELEGDIAPFKGLLLGLFFIGVGASIDFGLILADPAFIIIFCTIFNIIKFLVLIAVGKLYKKSADQNILFGFALSQAGEFGFVILGFATQLNLMPTALANQMMAVIATSMIGTPFLLLINEKWIDPFFGVKEKQPKNKYDSIDEKNDVIIAGFGNFGSTIVRLLKTNGISATVLDMDSDRVDSLRKMGFKVYYGDASRLELLKAAGCDDAKLFIAAIDNPRVNFAVVEMIKKHFPNLKVLARARNRSDAFELVDMGVSNFYRENLYSAVHLGVDALVELGQRRYTATRQGQRFIKYDELSIFKLAEKRHDKKAFLMTTMEEIELQEQLLKNDLYAQLGANDHAWENTSLKKEAGESDEPQATG; from the coding sequence ATGGAAAATAGTATATTGTTTGAAGCCATTATTTACCTGGCTGCTGCTGTTATATGTGTACCTATAGCAAAGAAAGCAGGGCTTAGCTCTATACTGGGTTATCTTTTTGCCGGGATAATTATTGGCCCGCACGTGCTTGGCCTTATCGGTCAGGAAGGTGAAGATATTATGCACTTTGCCGAGTTCGGCGTGGTAATGATGCTTTTCCTTATCGGGCTTGAGCTAGACCCGCATAAATTCTGGAAGATGCGCCGCTTTATTGTAGGCATGGGTGGCTTGCAGGTGGTTGGTACTACTGCCGTACTGTTCATTGCAATATCAGCCGTACTGCCGTGGCAATGGCAATCCACCATTACAATTGCGCTGGCGCTTACACTATCATCCACAGCAATTGTGCTGCAGACAATGAAAGAAAAAGGCTTGTCTAACACATCAATGGGCAGGTCATCTTTCGCCGTTTTGCTTTTCCAGGATATAGCGGTAATCCCTATACTCGCCATACTTCCGCTTATAGCCACCGGGAATATTGAAAATACCGACGTTGGTGATTCGCTTATTGCAGATTTCTCACCCTGGCTGCAAACGCTGTTAGTATTCGGCACAATTGGCGGGGTATATTTGGCAGGACGCTACCTTTTTGTCCCGATACTGCACATGGTGGCCCGTACAAGGCTGCAGGAGCTCTTTACTGCTTCAGCCCTATTGCTGGTCCTGGCTGTATCTTTTGCTATGCAAATGGTTGGGCTAAGCCCGGCACTTGGGGCATTTATGGCTGGGCTTGTATTGGCAAACAGTGAGTTTCGCCATGAGCTGGAGGGTGATATAGCTCCTTTCAAGGGATTGTTGTTGGGACTGTTTTTTATAGGCGTAGGCGCATCTATAGATTTTGGGCTTATACTAGCCGACCCGGCATTCATCATAATTTTCTGCACCATATTCAATATCATTAAATTCCTCGTACTAATTGCAGTCGGGAAATTGTATAAAAAGAGCGCTGACCAGAACATCCTGTTTGGTTTTGCACTCAGCCAGGCAGGTGAATTCGGTTTTGTAATATTGGGCTTTGCTACTCAGCTGAATCTTATGCCTACAGCCCTTGCCAACCAAATGATGGCCGTAATTGCTACGAGTATGATAGGTACGCCATTTTTACTGCTTATAAATGAAAAATGGATTGACCCTTTCTTTGGCGTTAAAGAAAAACAGCCGAAAAATAAATATGACAGCATTGACGAAAAGAATGATGTTATAATAGCAGGGTTCGGAAATTTCGGAAGCACAATTGTTCGCCTGCTGAAAACCAACGGTATATCTGCAACAGTATTAGACATGGACAGCGATCGTGTGGATTCACTGCGTAAAATGGGCTTTAAGGTATATTACGGAGATGCCTCACGGCTTGAGCTATTGAAGGCTGCCGGTTGTGATGACGCAAAATTATTCATTGCCGCGATTGACAACCCTCGTGTAAATTTTGCGGTTGTTGAGATGATTAAGAAGCACTTCCCTAACCTGAAGGTACTGGCCCGTGCCCGTAACCGCAGCGACGCTTTTGAGTTGGTAGACATGGGTGTAAGCAATTTTTACCGTGAAAATTTATACAGTGCCGTGCATTTAGGTGTTGATGCACTGGTAGAGCTTGGGCAGAGGCGCTACACTGCCACACGCCAGGGACAGCGTTTTATTAAATATGATGAACTGTCGATATTTAAGCTTGCGGAGAAAAGGCACGATAAAAAAGCCTTCCTTATGACTACAATGGAAGAGATTGAATTGCAGGAACAACTACTTAAAAACGACCTGTATGCCCAGCTTGGCGCTAATGACCATGCATGGGAAAATACTTCGCTTAAGAAAGAAGCCGGTGAGAGTGATGAGCCACAAGCCACTGGATAA
- a CDS encoding response regulator has translation MKHQIIEFTDGEKLTKHLADKANPLPDIIFLDLNMPRKSGMECLREIREDERLKDITIAIYSTSSSDDDIENTFVAGANVYIKKPNNFDYLVKILNDIMLVNWQYITDGLNKDSFIMNVT, from the coding sequence ATTAAACACCAGATTATTGAGTTTACTGATGGTGAAAAGCTTACAAAGCACCTTGCTGATAAAGCCAATCCGTTGCCGGATATAATTTTCCTGGATTTAAATATGCCCCGGAAGTCGGGTATGGAATGCCTCCGTGAAATCAGGGAAGATGAACGTCTCAAAGACATTACTATCGCAATATATTCCACCTCGTCATCTGACGATGACATTGAAAATACATTTGTTGCAGGAGCCAATGTTTACATTAAGAAGCCTAATAACTTTGACTACCTCGTTAAAATTTTGAATGACATTATGCTTGTAAACTGGCAGTATATTACTGATGGGCTGAATAAAGACAGTTTCATAATGAATGTTACTTAA
- a CDS encoding NAD(P)H-dependent oxidoreductase: MPNKILILFAHPLYEKSNAHKALVSCIPNLPNITFHDLYQEYPDFDINMKREQELLYNHNIIIWQHPMYWYSCPPLLKQWIDIVLEHGWAYGHDGYALKGKLLLQAITTGGKKENYCATGRDLYTIPQLLEPFNQTARVCRMEYLPPFVVHGTHSMDDNGYAENGELYCKVLEYLANNEIDPAELNKYNYFNDWLQTKTAAYGK, from the coding sequence ATGCCAAACAAAATCCTGATACTTTTTGCTCACCCATTATATGAAAAATCTAATGCCCATAAGGCGTTGGTAAGCTGCATCCCGAACTTGCCAAACATTACTTTTCATGACCTGTACCAGGAATATCCGGACTTTGACATCAACATGAAACGTGAGCAGGAATTGCTCTACAACCACAACATAATAATCTGGCAGCACCCCATGTACTGGTACAGCTGCCCACCTCTGCTGAAACAATGGATTGATATAGTCCTGGAGCATGGATGGGCCTATGGCCATGATGGTTACGCGCTTAAAGGTAAACTATTGCTTCAGGCAATAACTACAGGAGGCAAAAAGGAAAACTATTGTGCTACGGGCCGTGACTTATATACTATACCCCAACTTTTAGAGCCATTCAACCAGACCGCCCGCGTATGCCGGATGGAATATCTTCCGCCGTTTGTTGTACACGGAACACATTCTATGGATGATAATGGCTATGCTGAAAACGGCGAGCTGTATTGTAAAGTACTGGAGTATCTCGCCAACAATGAGATTGACCCTGCTGAATTGAATAAATACAATTACTTCAACGACTGGTTACAAACTAAAACTGCAGCTTATGGAAAATAG